The sequence below is a genomic window from Nitrospinota bacterium.
CCGCCTGGCGCCACAAGGGGCTTGTCTCGGTCTGCCCAGACGTTGAAGGCGTTCGCCACCTGTAGGAACTCGGTGTCTTTGGGATATGCGTTCAAGCAAGCGATATCGACGGGGCCGGGTGGCGCCGGGACGGTGAATAACCTCCTAGCCTCGGCGCAGGCTGCCCGGTGTGATTCCACGAGGTGGCCGGCGACAACGGCGGCCACAACTCCTACTGCGGGGCAGACTACGTTGATGCTGAAGTCCACGCCCACCCTGGCCGCCGCCTCCTCCACATCCGCCCGCAGGACGTTACCCTCAATCTGTCCCACCGGGCCGGCCGCCTCTTTAACGGCCGGTCCGTGATTGCACTCCAAGGCTTCGAGGCTGCCCAGGCCCGGCAGCACGATTTTCGCCCCCCCGCCGAATCCGGCCGTCGGGTGGGGCAAGACCGCTCCCAGGGTTATCTTAAGGCCCGCCTCTGCAAACCACCGGTTGATCGTGATGGGTGTTCCGCGCCTGGTGGCGCCGTATTCCACAAGGCCGTCGTAGGGGGAGTGGTTGAAGACGGCCACCCTGCCCACCACCTCGGGCCCCAGTTTTTTCAGCAGATCGCTTCGCTGGAGGGAACGGTGAGCCCCGGTGGCGACCACCACCGCGATGTCCTCGGGGCTGAAGCCCGCCTCCTCGACGGTATCCAGAACCCAGGGTAGAAAGCGACCCGCCGGCGTCGGCCTGGTTAGATCGTCCACGGCCACCGCTACGCCGGACTGAGTCCTGGCGGCGAGCTCCGCAAGGGTCGGGGAGCCCACGGGGCTCTCAAGAGCTTTACGGATCTCCTCGGCGCCGAGGTCCGGGCCCGCCGAGAAGGGCGGGACGAAAAGCTCGAAGCGGTCAGGAAATGAAAGGCGGCGGGGTTTGGTCTCATACCACGCGCCCCAGGGAATTTCGATTGTGCCCACGAGGAGGCTCCTAGGGTTGGAGAGGGAGGGCCTGGCCGCTTCAGTCGAAGAGGCGGGCCCTCAGCAAGGCAAGATTTTCTACGTCCTCGCGGTTGTACTGCAGGAGCATCGCCAGTGCCTCTTCCTCGCCCCTCTCCATGTAGGCAGCCCACAGGCGCATGGCGTCCAGTCCGTTGAGGTCGGGAAGGGAGCGGCGAATCCCGAGCTTGCGTTCCACCGCTTTGAGGCCTCCGTATAGGTCACGACGCCAGCATTCGTACATGAGGTCGCGGCACGGCACCAGTCGCCGCAGATTGAGCCCAAGGCGTCGATGAATGAAGGGCAGGTCGAAACGGTGGCCATTGTAGGTGTAGAGAGCCTGGGCGCCTGAGAGCGACTCCAGCAGCTCCGCGGGATTTATGGCAGGGTTTACCCATTGGGCCAGACCGCCGGACGGCCGTAACAGGCCGATGACTGTTATCACCCCCTCGTAGGAGGTCTCAATGTCCAGGTAGGCTGGCATGGGCCTACTTTTTCTTTTTCGGCTTCTTCGGCGGTTCTATTTGACGAACTTGTTCGTTGGCCTCGATGAGCCGCTCCATGGTTTCATGAGAAGCGGCTCTTAAACCGTCGCGGATGGCCAAAAGCACCAGACGGCCAGCCACCGTCTGCACCCCAGGGATATTAGGCAACGATGAGAGCTCATTCTCGTCCATGGCAGCTGATTGCTCGACAATGGCCTTCGTCTCGTAGAGTTCGGAGTCCTCGTAGCGATACTTGAGCTTAACGTAGTCGCGCTCCTTCACCTCATCGTCGCCCACCTCACGAACGATGTTTTCCTTGTCGATGGCGAACGGCTTCTTCCCCCGCCGCCCCATGAGCTTTTTGACTTCCTTGAAGTAAGCGTCGAGCGTCATCGCACCCGACAGCTCATCTTGAGGAATCTTGGAGCTAATCTCGAATTCGATCTCGCCTTGCCCGACACTGGGAGGACCGATTTCGTACGTTATGCCCTTGTAGTTGAAACGGTCGCCCTTTTTAACTTGAAACTTGCTTCGAAACGTAGCGATCGTCTCGTTGACCCCCATCAGGGCGTACTCTTTAAAGACCTGGTCTCGTAGCGTTGCCATCGTCACCCTTTCTTGTGAGAAGGTGGTTCGTCCACCGGGAGAGAGATGTCAGTGTGTTGGGGTTCCATAAGGCGCTAAAATTGTATAGAAGGAGGTCGGTGATGTCAAACTACCCGGCAGGGCAGGGCTAAATGACTACGAGCGCTTTTCACGCCGAACAGGCGAAGCCCGCCTCCTCCGCTTCGCTGCTCCAATAGCCCCACTCGTCAGGCCCGAAGGCTTTCAACCATGTTTATATAGTCAGGCTTATCTTTGCCTCCCAGGTGGATATTTCCATCCCCTGTCCCCCGGTACACAATGCTCTCAGAGACTCAAGAATGTGACGATTTAAAAACAAATATTCAAAAAGGGTTGACTTTACCCCTGAAATCATGTAAGATAGGGTTATATTGAGGTTAAGAAAATGTAAACACGGACAGACGACGGGGGTCGGGCAGTTGAGGGAACTATGGAAGCCCTATCCTCGTCAAAGGGTGCGTAATCTGCCAGCAAAGGCGTAATTTGTTATAACCTCGCGGACATCGAATAGGGAGTGACGATCTATGACTCGGTCTGTGAAAGAAGAGATTCTGGCTCTTAATATCGGCTCAAAAATTAAACACCTGCGGAAGGACCGGCAGTTCACGCTACAAGACCTCTCGGGTAAGACGGGGTTGTCCAAACCGCTGCTTTCCCAAGTAGAGAATAGCCTGGTCATTCCTCCATTGCCTACCCTTCTTAAGATTTCCACCGCTCTCAGGGTTCCGATGACGCACTTCATCAAAGATGATGAAGAGAGGATTATTGTGACCCGTGGTAACGATGTGAACTCGGCCCCCAAGCGGCTCGTCGAGGGGCGCGACCCCACCAACTGCATCTACTCAAGCCTGGTCAAAGGCAAGGCAAACAAAAAGATGGAGCCGCTATATGTGGAATTTTCTCAAGTGGCTAAAGCTAAAGTGGCCCCCCTTTCCCACCACGGGGACGAGTTCGTCCATGTGCTTGAAGGCAAGCTCGAAGTGACCTACGAGGGCGAGGTGGTGGTGCTGGACGCAGGCGACAGTCTCTACCTGGACGCGCGCATTCCGCACTCCTACCGGTCTTTGACCAAGAAGCGGACCCGGGCCATAATGGTCGTTACCGAATAACCACGGCGCTCTGGGGTTGCCTCATGGGGGGCGGAAGGGATCCCGCCTAACTCCAATTTTCGAGCAAGTAAGCACATTTTCCGCGATTTTCCATCGGTGGGCCATCAATCGCATTTTCCGCGATTTTCCGCGATTTTCCGAATAACTGATTTCCTTTTACGCCGATCGGCGCGCTAGGGCAGCGTCGGGTCGGCGAGAAGGCGGGCCAGGGTCGCCGCCAGCAGGGCCGAACGCTCGGCGAGCGAGGCAACCCCGCAGTACTCATCGGGCGTGTGATCTTTCCCGCCCATCGGGCCGAGGCCGTCGAGCACCGCTAATCCCAGCTCGGCGAGATTGTTGGCGTCCGAGACGCCCCAGCGGTGCTCTGCCCCGACAGGTCGCCCCAGGGCCCGGCCCGCTTTCTGGACGACATCGAGCAGACGCTCGGTCGGCGGACCGGCAGACTCCCAGGCGGGTCGGCCTCCTGTGGCGCGCAGGGTCGAGCGACACCCCTCGACGTGGGGGAGCGCCACAAGGGCCTCTATCTCGGACCGGAGAGCGGCGCCGTCCTCTTCGTCCAAGTATCGAACGTCGACCCAGGCCTCGGCCAGGGCGGCCAGCGTGTTTGCGCCGATGCCGCCTTTGAGTAGGCCGACGTTCACCGAGCGGCCTCGGTCGAGTTCGGTCAGTGCTTCCAGGGCGACGATCTGGTTGGCCAGCTCGCCGATGGCGTTGGCCCGAAAGGGGTCGCGGGAGCCGGCGTGTCGGGCACGGCCCTCCACCTGAAGGTGAAGGGTGAACTGGCCTCGCCGGGCGGCGACCACCTCGCCTCCTTTCCCGCCACACTCCAGGACAAGCGCACAGCGGGCCTGACGGCCGAGGGCGTCCCGAAGGGGCCCCGAGTCGGGCGAGCCGACCTCCTCATCGCTGTTGAGGAAAACGACGACGGCGCCGTCTGCCCAGGATGCCGTCGCCTCCAAGGCCCGTAAAGCCGTGACCATGCAGGCAAGCCCGCCTTTCATGTCGACGACGCCTTGTCCCAGACACCGGTCGCCCTCAATCCGGAAAGGGGGCATATTCTCCTGCTGCGGGTAGACCGTATCGGTGTGGCCGACGAGCAGGACCGCGGGGACCCCTTCGGGCCCCCTCCGGGCGACCAGGTTATCGCCGAAGCCCTCCCGCCCGTGGCGCTCCACGACGAAGCCTACGGCCTCGAGCTCGCCAGACATGAGTGTAGCGACCTCGTCGACCCCCGCCTTGTTGGAGGTTCCGCTCTGGATGTTGACCAGACGCTCGAGCAGGGCAAGGGTCTCCCCTGCCTGGTCTAGGCTGAAGGCTTCGATCTGACGGTCTAGAGCCGTCATCGCTTGTAGAGCCGGCGGCCGAGAAGGGTGTGCCAGGAGGTGAAAGGCCCCTCGGTGGTGTCCTCCGCGAGGTGGCGCTGCATGATGTTTAGCTTGGCATCGAGGTTGTCGACGAAATGGAGAACGAGCGCCTCGAGCGTCATAGGGACTTTCGGGGCGCCGAACTCCGGCTCGCCCTGGTGGCTGACGATGAGGTGCTCCAGCTTCAGGAGCAGCTCCTCTGGAAAGCCGTCGATCGTCCGGGCGACATCGCGGACCATGTCGCGGCCGAGCAGGATGTGGCCGATGAGGTGCCCCGCCTCGGTGTAGCTGAAGGTCGGTAGGATGGTCAGCTCCTTAAGCTTCCCGATGTCGTGGCAGACGGCCCCCGCCACAAGTAGGCCGCTGTCGAGGCCGGGGTATTTACCGGCGAAGTAGAGGCAGCTCTTGACGACCGAGAGGGTGTGCTCGAGAAAACCACCCAGGACGGAGTGGTGAATCTTCATCGCCCCGGGGAAGGTCTTAATAGCCTCTCCGTGCTCCTCGCACAGACGCTCAAGCAGGGTGCGGAGCTCTGGGTGGTCCACCTCGGCAATGTGGTCCAAGAGCTCGCGCCACATCGCCTCCACGTCGTGCTCCGTCTCGGGAAAAAACCGGGACGGCTCCAGGCCTTCGGCCTGATCGCGCTCCTCGATGGGGCGGAGCCTATGGATGGTGAGCTGGAGCTCCTCGTTGTAGGTGCCCACCATCCCCTCGACCTTGATGATCTCCCCCGCCGAAAAGGCTCCTTTAAAAGCCTCCACCTCGTCCCAACAGACGGCGTTGAGCATGCCGGTTCGGTCCTGGAGGACCAGGCTGAGGAACTCCTCCCCCGATTTCTTGAGCCGGACCTGTTTGTCTCGGACGAGGAAAAATTCGACGACCTTTTGGCCGTCAGCCAAATCCGCAATCCACGGCATGTGACCCCTCCTTGTGAACCTTGAACGGTTTCACAACCCCTGGTTTCATAGGAGCTCGTCGGTCTCCGGCGAGGTCGGCCATCGAGCCCATCCCTTACGGGAGCCTAGCGGATAAAGAAGGTGCCCGAGGATTCAGCCACCACCGTCCCGTCATCCAGCCGGGCGGTGGCCTCGGCCGTGGCGAATCGGCCGCCAAATCGCTCAACGATCCGAGCTTCGATGTGGAGAGGCTTTCCCGTGGGGCACGGCTGCTTGAATCGCACCTCCATCCTAACGGTGTAGGCGGTCTCGCCTCGCTGGTAAAAACAGTTCGCCATGAGGTCATCGAGGATGGCCCCGATTAGGCCGCCGTGGGTGATGCCGTCATAGCCTTGGTGGTAGGGTTGGGGAGTAAAAGTGGAGCGGATGACATCGCCATCCACCGTTAGGGGGATGCGCAGGCCATCGGAATTATCGGGGCCGCAGACCCAGCAGCGGGCGGCTTCATGCTGGTCGCGATTGGGAGGCCGTCCGGTCATGGGACCCTCCATCTCAGTTGGAGGCTTAACTTCCCAGGCCGCCGGTGTTATACGATTAAGGCGTCCTCTTAGCCCGCCGCTCGGGGTTCGCCGGCTCAGGCGCCCCCGGCCTCTTTCTTCCTCGTAAGTCCCGCCAGACGCTTCTTGACCTTCTCGCCGGTGCCGCCCTTCTCGGCCCCTCGGGGCAAGACAGGCGTGTCGACGAGCTCGATGACAGCCATCTCGGCGTTATCGCCCCGTCGAGGGCCTATTCGGACGATCCTTGTGTACCCACCGGGGCGGGTGGCGTAGCGCTCCGCGAGGGGACCAAAGAGGTTTGCCATGGCTGCCTTGGTTTTGACTACCCGGAGGGCCTGGCGCCGGGCATGGAGCGTGCCCCGCTTTCCGAGGGTGATGAGGCGCTCGGCAACGGGCCGGAGTTCTTTAGCCTTTGCGGTGGTCGTCTGAATCCTTTCGCGGGCGAGGAGCTCCGTTGCGAGGTTGCGCATGAGGGCCTTACGGTGGGCGCTCGTTCGGTTGAGCCTGCGACCGGCTTTGAGGTGTCGCATGAGAGGGGTCTCACTCCTCTTCAGTCAACGGGGCCAGTGGCGCCAGCTCATCTGCTTCGAGGTCGACATCCAGGTCCTCCAGTTTCATACTGAGAGAGAGCCCCATGTCGGTCAGAATATCCTTAATTTCGTTGAGGGATTTGCGCCCGAAGTTGCGGGTCTTGAGCATCTCG
It includes:
- a CDS encoding DUF2088 domain-containing protein, producing MGTIEIPWGAWYETKPRRLSFPDRFELFVPPFSAGPDLGAEEIRKALESPVGSPTLAELAARTQSGVAVAVDDLTRPTPAGRFLPWVLDTVEEAGFSPEDIAVVVATGAHRSLQRSDLLKKLGPEVVGRVAVFNHSPYDGLVEYGATRRGTPITINRWFAEAGLKITLGAVLPHPTAGFGGGAKIVLPGLGSLEALECNHGPAVKEAAGPVGQIEGNVLRADVEEAAARVGVDFSINVVCPAVGVVAAVVAGHLVESHRAACAEARRLFTVPAPPGPVDIACLNAYPKDTEFLQVANAFNVWADRDKPLVAPGGTVVVLTAASEGFGTHGLLGPGGPLYLPLAERAGFARLFEGRAVAVVCPTITRRELNLIFPPSTALFADWPACRSFLEERHPASARVAIFAASALQIVETPRGES
- a CDS encoding M20 family metallopeptidase codes for the protein MTALDRQIEAFSLDQAGETLALLERLVNIQSGTSNKAGVDEVATLMSGELEAVGFVVERHGREGFGDNLVARRGPEGVPAVLLVGHTDTVYPQQENMPPFRIEGDRCLGQGVVDMKGGLACMVTALRALEATASWADGAVVVFLNSDEEVGSPDSGPLRDALGRQARCALVLECGGKGGEVVAARRGQFTLHLQVEGRARHAGSRDPFRANAIGELANQIVALEALTELDRGRSVNVGLLKGGIGANTLAALAEAWVDVRYLDEEDGAALRSEIEALVALPHVEGCRSTLRATGGRPAWESAGPPTERLLDVVQKAGRALGRPVGAEHRWGVSDANNLAELGLAVLDGLGPMGGKDHTPDEYCGVASLAERSALLAATLARLLADPTLP
- a CDS encoding HD domain-containing protein produces the protein MPWIADLADGQKVVEFFLVRDKQVRLKKSGEEFLSLVLQDRTGMLNAVCWDEVEAFKGAFSAGEIIKVEGMVGTYNEELQLTIHRLRPIEERDQAEGLEPSRFFPETEHDVEAMWRELLDHIAEVDHPELRTLLERLCEEHGEAIKTFPGAMKIHHSVLGGFLEHTLSVVKSCLYFAGKYPGLDSGLLVAGAVCHDIGKLKELTILPTFSYTEAGHLIGHILLGRDMVRDVARTIDGFPEELLLKLEHLIVSHQGEPEFGAPKVPMTLEALVLHFVDNLDAKLNIMQRHLAEDTTEGPFTSWHTLLGRRLYKR
- the rplQ gene encoding 50S ribosomal protein L17, producing the protein MRHLKAGRRLNRTSAHRKALMRNLATELLARERIQTTTAKAKELRPVAERLITLGKRGTLHARRQALRVVKTKAAMANLFGPLAERYATRPGGYTRIVRIGPRRGDNAEMAVIELVDTPVLPRGAEKGGTGEKVKKRLAGLTRKKEAGGA
- a CDS encoding cupin domain-containing protein; this encodes MTRSVKEEILALNIGSKIKHLRKDRQFTLQDLSGKTGLSKPLLSQVENSLVIPPLPTLLKISTALRVPMTHFIKDDEERIIVTRGNDVNSAPKRLVEGRDPTNCIYSSLVKGKANKKMEPLYVEFSQVAKAKVAPLSHHGDEFVHVLEGKLEVTYEGEVVVLDAGDSLYLDARIPHSYRSLTKKRTRAIMVVTE
- a CDS encoding PaaI family thioesterase, whose amino-acid sequence is MTGRPPNRDQHEAARCWVCGPDNSDGLRIPLTVDGDVIRSTFTPQPYHQGYDGITHGGLIGAILDDLMANCFYQRGETAYTVRMEVRFKQPCPTGKPLHIEARIVERFGGRFATAEATARLDDGTVVAESSGTFFIR
- a CDS encoding ribonuclease H-like domain-containing protein; translated protein: MPAYLDIETSYEGVITVIGLLRPSGGLAQWVNPAINPAELLESLSGAQALYTYNGHRFDLPFIHRRLGLNLRRLVPCRDLMYECWRRDLYGGLKAVERKLGIRRSLPDLNGLDAMRLWAAYMERGEEEALAMLLQYNREDVENLALLRARLFD